CGTTGGCAACAAAAATGCCCATTTTTGCAGATGGAAGCGCTAGTGTATTGACTTCATCCGGAGAAAAAGGAATCACCCCTTTTTTATAGCTTGGATTTAGATATTGCAATTCGTCTTCTGGAATGCCCAGCACGCTGGAGATTTGAGAAAAAGAAACTTGCTTTTTAACAGCAACAGTATCAATTTGCAAAAAAGTTTTTTTCGGAACAGCCGAGTAAAGATTGTGTTCTGATGTATAGTTCATCACATAATTCACAGCAATAAATGCTGGAACATACCCTTGTGTTTCTTTGGGAAGAAACGGACGAATTTCCCAATAGGTGGTTTTACCGCCACTCCTGCGAATGGCTTTGTTTATATTACCGGGGCCGCAGTTGTATGCAGCAATTACCATTTGCCAATCGCCAAACAAGCCATATAAGTATTTAAAATACTCGCAAGCTGCAACGGTTGATTTATAGGGATCACAGCGTTCGTCAACATAAGAAGATACTTGTAGTCCGTAAATTTTTCCGGTAGGATACATGAATTGTCACAATCCCATTGCTCCCGAACGGCTTTTTGCCAAAGGGTTAAGAGCCGACTCACAAATGGCAAGATTTTTAAGCTCCAATGGCAAATTGTATTTGTCGAGTTGCTCTTCAAACATCGGAAAATAAAATTGTGATAAGGCCATCATCCTTGATACCAACTCTCTTCTGCGGAGTGTATACATATCAATATAACCTTTCACAACCGGATTGTATTGCAAATCAAATGGGGAGGCGGCATCTAATTTTGCCAAGCGGGATTCCAAAACCATCTCATCGTAGCGTGGAACAGAGTCGTGCGGAAAATTGTATTTCGGATTTTTGGGGTATGCAATTTTGCCATACCCCTTTTCGAAAAGATTGAGTTTATAAAGACTATCAAGCGCTGCCGCGATTGGGTCGTCCATCATTGTTTCGGGTGCATACCCCACAGCTGTTTGAGCGCGCAACGAGGTTGTGCAAACAAACAAAAAAAGGAGAGCCCCAACGATTGAATTCGTTTTTTTGTATGAAAAAATAAAATTTACCACCATTACAAATATCGCAATGATTGTTTAGAATAACAAGCAATTACCGCATTAGTAAAGCGTACTTATTAACCAAAAATTGTTAAAGGAGAAAAATTAGACAGAAAAAGTCATTAGCAATTTTTCATCAGGTATTCGGAAAAGGCAAACACATCTTTGTCTGCAAAGTTTTTTCCGATCACTTGAACGCCAAATGGCAAGCCGTTGGAGTGTTGTCCCATTGGCAATGAAATTGCAGGAAGCCCAGTAATATTTGCCTGTACTGTAAAAATATCTTCTAGATACATTGCAATCGGATCGGCACCTTTTTGTCCGAATTGAAATGCTGTTCCAGGTGTGGTTGGCAAAAGAATAAAATCGAATTTTTCTAAAATCTCGTTGGTTTTGTTTTGCAACAATTTGCGCACCTTTTGACCTTTAGAATAATATGCATCGTAATATCCGGAACTTAACACAAATGTACCAAGCATGATTCTTCGTTTGACTTCTGCTCCAAATCCTTCGCTACGCGATTTTTTATAAGTGGATTCAAGATCGGTTGCATTTTTACTTCTGTATCCGAAATTAATTCCGTCAAAACGAGCAAGGTTAGAAGAAGCTTCTGCTGTGGTTAAAACATAATACGTTGGAACCAAATAATCCAAGTAGGGAAAATCAACCGCTTCAACCGTGTGGCCAGCCGCCTTGAGTTTTCCAATAATGTCGTTGATACGTGTTTTTATTTCAGGATTTAATCCTTCGTTTTCCAAACAATCCTTAATGTAGGCAATGCGAAGTTTTGTTGGAATATTTTTTAATTCTTTAGAATAGTGTTCAACAGGTTTTGAGGAAGAAGTACTATCAAACTCATCTTGACCAGCAATTACTTCCATGATTAAAGCGGTGTCCTCCACATTTTTTGTAAGTGGTCCGATTTGATCAAACGAAGAGGCATAAGCAATGGCGCCATAACGCGACACGCGACCATAACTCGGTTTATATCCTACAACGCCACAAAAAGATGCCGGTTGACGAATCGAGCCACCCGTGTCTGTTCCAAGCGCAGCAATACACATGTTTGCAGCAACAGCAGCAGCAGAGCCACCGGAAGATCCGCCAGGAACACGTGTAATGTCTAATGGATTTAATACGTTGCCATAAGCAGAGTTTTCGTTTGAACTGCCCATCGCAAACTCATCACAATTGCAGCGCCCAATAATAATGGCATCTTCTGCCAAAAGGCGTTCCACAACGGTAGCGCTGTAAAGCGATTCAAACCCGTCTAAAATTTTTGACGAAGCAGTAACGTGATGTCCCTTGTAGCACAAATTGTCTTTCAGCGCAATCACCATTCCGGCAAGCTTTCCTGCCGTTTTGGATTTAATTTTTTCGTCAACGCGTTTTGCTTGTTCACGTGCAGATGTTTCAAAAACTTCTAAAAAGATATTTAAGTTTTTGTTTGCTTCAATGGTTTTTGTATACGCATTCACAAGAGCAACACAGGATGTGTTACCGCTTTCTAAATCAGATTTTATCTCGGAAAAGGAATTGTAATGCTTCACAAACGAAGGAATATTATTAAATACAAAATCCTCTTCCGGTGGGAAGAGGAGAGGGTTTTATTAAAAATAAAAATTAGTCTTTTTTATCTGCAGAAGCGCTGCCAGCATCTTCGCCTTTCGATGCATCTTTAAATTCTTTAACGCCTTTACCAAGCCCTTTCATAAGTTCTGGAATTTTTTTACCGCCAAAAAGCAATAAAACAATTACCAAAATGATAATCATTTCTGTACCACCTAAACCGAAAAGAAGAAAAATACTATTTAACATGATGTTAAGATTTTGTTATGAGCCACAAAGATACTAAAAATTCTTATCCCGTTTTCAATAAAAATTCCGGTATTTGGAAACAACAACACAAGAAAGTCGGTTTACCTCTGGATTAAATCGGTGAATAGAAAACGGAAAATGACGGAACTTCGTATATTTGCTTACGTATAGGTTAACTGTTGTAACTGTGATATAAAGCGAGGCGCATGATTAAAAAACTTTACCTACTTTTTTTTATTTGTTTGTCTACCGTAACACTAAAGGCGCAATGCCCCCAGTTTTATGATGGTTTGGGCGTTCCCTCCTCTGCGCCCTATTGGATCAGCTGTTCGGGTGGAGCCTATACACTGAATGTTTCATCACCTTCACCGCTTATTACTTATTCCATTGATTGGGGTGATGGATCGCCCGTAACCGCAGGTGGACCGCAACCGGCAAACACCCCTATTGTTCACAATTATACCGCCACCATTGATACCTTCTTGGTGACCATTACAACGAACACCGGCATTGCTTGTGTGCTTACGGGAACGGTCGTTATGGAAGAACCCGTAAATGCATCCATTCAAATTCCAATTGGTGGTGTTACTACCGCGTGCGCTCCGGCAGCGCTTCTGTTTACAAATTCCAGCACAGACGTTTCTCCAACAACCACCTTTATTTGGGACTTTGGTGACGGCTCTCCGCCGGTAACATTTGATTATACAAATGCTGGACAAACAGTGAGTCACACTTATTTGCAAGGGACCGTAAACTGCCAAACAGCAGTTATGCTCACTGCTGAAAACTATTGCAGCTTTGGTAGCGCAACACTTGCATCCTTTAATCCAATTCAAATTTATGATATTGATGATGCGGCCATTACTCCAGATGCTGTGTTGAAGTGCTTCCCGGATAACACGTTTACATTTACCAACACAACTGCACGAAACTGTTTGGCACAGGGAAATGTTCAACAACGTTATGAATATTGGAACTTTGGCGACTATTGGGGGCTTGGTCATGATTCAATTATCAATTGGACGATCTGGCCACCAACTTTTCCACATTCTTTAACTTATCCAGGTGTTGGCAGCTACACAGCGATGTTGGTGGATAGCAGCATGTGTGGTTTAGATACTGCATTTGTTACAGTTAGCATCGTAAATCCTCCAACAGCAGGACTTAATGTTGTTGCTGCAACGGGCTGTGTAGGACAAGTGTTCAGCTTCAACAATACCAGCTCGCCCGGATATAGCTATTCTTGGAACTTTGGCGACACACCGGGTTTTACAACTTTACCATTGGGAATCGTGAATTATACATACGCAGTTGCTGGAACGTATACTGTAAGTGTTGTTGCGTTTGTGCCAGGTGCCGGAGCAACATGTAGAGATACCGCTACCGTTGTGGTTACTGTTTTTCCTAGTCCAATTTCAGCATTTAACGCATCATCACTTGTTGCTTGTGATACGCTGAGTGTTACCTATACAGATGCTTCTATTTCAGCAATCTCTTGGAGCTGGGATTTCGGAAACGGAAACACATCTACACTCCAAAATCCACCCGTTCAAAATTATGGAGTCGGATCGTATGTCATTTCTTTGGATGTGGTTTCCTCTAATGGTTGTCCTGATAATAGTCAACAAACAGTCAACGTTTATCAAACTCCTGTGGCTGCTTTTACAACCGGACCAACCTGCCAAGGCTCACCAGTTAATTTTACAGATGTTTCGACAAGCTCTGTTGGTGATCCACTTACGTCTTGGAGTTGGGATTTTGGTGACGGTTCTCCATTAAGCACTCTTCAAAACCCATCACATACGTATTCTACAGCAGGAACATTTACCATAACCTTTTTTGCAAACACAGCAAACTGTTCGGACTCAACAACAGCAACCATCACCATTAATCCGGTTCCAGCAGCTACGTTTACATTGGCACCGACCAACGGTTGCGGACCATTGCTTGTAACATTATCGAATACATCTATTGGCGCATCAACCTATTTCTGGAACTTTGGAAATGGAAACACATCCACAACAGTAAGCCCTACGGAAACATACACGAACCCCGGCAGCACCGATACCACCTATTTTGTTTCCTTGGTTGCTACAACAGCATTGGGTTGTACCGATAGTATATCGGACAGTGTAACCGTTTTCGGAAAGCCGTTGGCTTCTTTTACCTCTAATGCCGTTGCAGCCTGTGCACCGGTTTTGGTTAACTTTACAAATACTTCTACTGCAGCAATCACCTATCTCTGGGATTTTGGTGATGGTTCCGCAACATCAACAGCAGTGAACCCCACACATCTTTTTCAAAACACGACACTGTTTATTCAAAATTACAATGTAATATTGATTGCCACCAATGCAGGAGGATGCACGGATACTGCAACAATGAT
This Bacteroidota bacterium DNA region includes the following protein-coding sequences:
- a CDS encoding LysM peptidoglycan-binding domain-containing protein; its protein translation is MYPTGKIYGLQVSSYVDERCDPYKSTVAACEYFKYLYGLFGDWQMVIAAYNCGPGNINKAIRRSGGKTTYWEIRPFLPKETQGYVPAFIAVNYVMNYTSEHNLYSAVPKKTFLQIDTVAVKKQVSFSQISSVLGIPEDELQYLNPSYKKGVIPFSPDEVNTLALPSAKMGIFVANEDSIYNKGLSKIHSQDVLATQETVKYHTVRKGEHLSTIAKRYGCTVTDIKNWNSLKSTTVKPGKKLTIYVYGKKPVVENKAVVADNKPEKTTEAPTNTTTTSGKYKYYTVKKGDSLYKIAQMHKTTVPELKRLNNFGDKFSLLPGKKIKVGTI
- the tatA gene encoding twin-arginine translocase TatA/TatE family subunit, coding for MLNSIFLLFGLGGTEMIIILVIVLLLFGGKKIPELMKGLGKGVKEFKDASKGEDAGSASADKKD
- a CDS encoding PKD domain-containing protein; this translates as MIKKLYLLFFICLSTVTLKAQCPQFYDGLGVPSSAPYWISCSGGAYTLNVSSPSPLITYSIDWGDGSPVTAGGPQPANTPIVHNYTATIDTFLVTITTNTGIACVLTGTVVMEEPVNASIQIPIGGVTTACAPAALLFTNSSTDVSPTTTFIWDFGDGSPPVTFDYTNAGQTVSHTYLQGTVNCQTAVMLTAENYCSFGSATLASFNPIQIYDIDDAAITPDAVLKCFPDNTFTFTNTTARNCLAQGNVQQRYEYWNFGDYWGLGHDSIINWTIWPPTFPHSLTYPGVGSYTAMLVDSSMCGLDTAFVTVSIVNPPTAGLNVVAATGCVGQVFSFNNTSSPGYSYSWNFGDTPGFTTLPLGIVNYTYAVAGTYTVSVVAFVPGAGATCRDTATVVVTVFPSPISAFNASSLVACDTLSVTYTDASISAISWSWDFGNGNTSTLQNPPVQNYGVGSYVISLDVVSSNGCPDNSQQTVNVYQTPVAAFTTGPTCQGSPVNFTDVSTSSVGDPLTSWSWDFGDGSPLSTLQNPSHTYSTAGTFTITFFANTANCSDSTTATITINPVPAATFTLAPTNGCGPLLVTLSNTSIGASTYFWNFGNGNTSTTVSPTETYTNPGSTDTTYFVSLVATTALGCTDSISDSVTVFGKPLASFTSNAVAACAPVLVNFTNTSTAAITYLWDFGDGSATSTAVNPTHLFQNTTLFIQNYNVILIATNAGGCTDTATMIVQAYPEPIFGFSMVPDSGCTALTVNFPSVLGAVLYMWDFGDGFTSTGANPTHVFTNATAAPVTYTVQLIATNAFTCQDTTYGDVLVYPQPQAAFTSSVTQGCPALSVNFTNTSIGGVSYQWNFDDGSPIDTSANPTHIFNNASTSVVDTFAVQLIATSAFGCIDTTTTSIIVYPSVVSDFTANTPICSPSAATFNNLSLGGSTYSWDFGDGNTSNLFSPTNSYTNPGPASINFTITLTVTSSFGCSSVFSQPYTVYPTPVATFIATPLTQTFPATTVTFTNTTVNAASYTHAWDFGDGNSSTLITPGAHVYATWGVYNVTLIVTNGFCFDTTAQVVTIVPPPPVASFLGVFEGCRPLTIAPINTSQFATSYLWDFGDGIGTSTATNPTYTYYNAGNFTITLTATGPGGVVSVVGVDSAIVHDIPTAAFVANPLLVSATGDPVVCLNLSTGATSYIWDFGDGSGSTSVSPSHIYPTQGQYQITLIATNAFGCKDTFNLASLVTVEASTEIEVPNAFTPNEGGGNGGGFDPSDLSNDVFHPNVTGVKKYQLSIYNRWGELIFESLDPKIGWDGYYRNELCQQDVYIWKIKATSNSDEVIVKTGDVTLLR
- the gatA gene encoding Asp-tRNA(Asn)/Glu-tRNA(Gln) amidotransferase subunit GatA — encoded protein: MKHYNSFSEIKSDLESGNTSCVALVNAYTKTIEANKNLNIFLEVFETSAREQAKRVDEKIKSKTAGKLAGMVIALKDNLCYKGHHVTASSKILDGFESLYSATVVERLLAEDAIIIGRCNCDEFAMGSSNENSAYGNVLNPLDITRVPGGSSGGSAAAVAANMCIAALGTDTGGSIRQPASFCGVVGYKPSYGRVSRYGAIAYASSFDQIGPLTKNVEDTALIMEVIAGQDEFDSTSSSKPVEHYSKELKNIPTKLRIAYIKDCLENEGLNPEIKTRINDIIGKLKAAGHTVEAVDFPYLDYLVPTYYVLTTAEASSNLARFDGINFGYRSKNATDLESTYKKSRSEGFGAEVKRRIMLGTFVLSSGYYDAYYSKGQKVRKLLQNKTNEILEKFDFILLPTTPGTAFQFGQKGADPIAMYLEDIFTVQANITGLPAISLPMGQHSNGLPFGVQVIGKNFADKDVFAFSEYLMKNC